The genomic window GCGTGCTTTATGAGTGGAAGAGATTTGAAATtgttatataatataatttaaaattctattgcaaaaCTACTAACTGACAAAATGCTTTTGATGCTGACTGTACAAGTTTCGGATTTTGATTCTAATTTATAAACATATCAAATATCGAGTTAAGCCCACGTTGTACATTTCGTTTTCGACTGAGTATCAGTGAACTCACTGCGACTCACTTGATCGAACTcttagttgtttttgtttatatgctTAAATATTGTCTATGGAACAGCAGGTTcgttataaattaatataacattaatataaaaacaaacatgtCGATTACTTAAAGTATTATGAgaaagtaaattataaattgaaCAAATTAGGTATTAACACAATTGTTGTATCATTATCAAAATAGTTacgttttttaaataaaaaaagtttcctggcttaaataatttcaaacaTTGTGTCAGCTATGTATGATTTAATATTCTTTATGGCCTTGCAGTAACAAAGACAATTGACTTAGAAAGTGGATAAAGCTGCGGATGTAGGTGTAAAAAGTTTCTAATTTCAGAGGATCAAAAGTATACGAATGTGGGTAGCTATTTTGACTAGACTGTATTCCCAATTAAGATAGTGCCTCACATGATAGTTGCTTTAGCACAAAAGCAATGCGCACAGCATAGACAAAAAAGTCTCGTGATTGTAGAGTGGTTACCTTGGTTAAatgcttttttatttgaattcctCTTCCCCAAGTCTGTAGATAGACAATGAAATTACCTTTAGTCAAAGTTACAGAGTTTTCTTTGGCATAGTACAGTGTACAAGGATGTGTTCTCCGATGGGGTGAAATCGGGAAGGGAATTAAGGTCGGATAGGGTAAAACATTGAACAACTTCAGTTAGTGCGTCAATGGCAACTCACATTCAGGTATTACCTATTTCATCTATAAGCCGACCTGAGCAAAGGTCAGCAAGGCGGTGTATCGTTCTACCTTTGGCCGTATGCCTATATTTTGGTTTACTCTTAATATCTTCTTCGTCGTTCTCATTATCGTCCTCCCCTGTTGCGTCCCCGTCCTCGTTATCATCCTCGTTCTCATTGTCTGTTTTGTCATCGTCatcctcatcgtcatcgtcgtcttCGTCCCCgtcatcctcgtcctcatcaTTCTCTCCCTTGTTATCGTCGTTGTCATTGTCGTCCTCATCTTCTTCCTTGTCATCCTCATCTTCATCGTTCTCTtcgtcgtcctcgtcatcTCCATCATTATCCCCTTCGTCATTGTCATCGTCGTCGTTCTTATTATTATCTTCTTCTTCGTtttcgtcgtcgtcctcgttattatcttcatcttcatcgtCGTCGTTCTTATTATTATCTTCTTCttcatcgtcgtcgtccttATTATTATCTTcttcgtcatcgtcgtcgtccttATTATTATCTTcttcgtcatcgtcgtcgtccttATTATTATCTTCTTCGtcatcctcgtcgtcatcATTATTATCTTCTGCGTCATCCTCGTCCTTGTCGTCATCATTATTATCTTCTTCATCATCTTCGTCCTTGTCGTCCTCATTGTCATCTTCCCCGtcatcctcgtcgtcatcATTATCTTCTTCTTCATCTTCCTCTTCGTCATTCTCGTCGTCGTTATTGTCATCTTCATTATCGTCTTCGTCGTTCCCATTATCATCTTCTTCTTCGTCATCCTCTTCGTcctcattattattatcttcGTCATCCTCTTCGTcctcattattattatcttcGTCATCCCCGTCGTCCCCATtttcatcatcttcatcatccTCGTCTTCGTCAGCCCTATCAGTACCTTTCTCCCCCGTTTCATCTTCGTTATCCCCATTTTCATCGTCATCAGTGTCCCGTCCTTTCTTATGTAATCTTTCATTGCGAATCGAATTCTGCAGACGCTTTAATCTTTCTCGTTTATCCTCATCGCTTTCTTTGGGATAGCgcaatttaacaattttttcatTACTGTCGCCGTCATCATTGCCTATATAAGAAATTATCATTACGTTTTGtacttttaatttaagcaAGAAACGGGTTCATGATATTggttttgtagttttttaaGATTTATGGAATCCTTTTTAGTGTTAAATGACTTTGTGTCAAAAGTTTGGCTTATGAGCGTGTGTTATAAAGCATAAACACGTTTAAAAAAAGGACGCTTACTCTTTTGATTGACTAACCACTGCAGCAcacgattttcatttttgagaTTACCTGAGGAAAAAAAGACTGTTAGTTCCGGTGCACTAATATAGAAAAGACCAGCAACCTACCATCATACATAATCGGGACGCCGGTCTCGTAGTAGACCAAAGctggaaatgcaaaaatgccaATTTCATGAGCCAGCTTAACATCATTGGACTTGACAAATTGTATTCCGTGCTTGTCGGTGTCATCGTCGATGTTTTCCAACTCCTCCAAGATGTCAGAACACGATTCGCATTCATCGTCATCTGTTGTTGTTCAAATAACGAATGTCAATCGAACATTCAATTCAGATTAATGAATAATAAACTTACAGAAGAACACAGCCAGGTGCTCAACATCGTTGATCAGAACTTGCAGGGTTTTACGATCGACAGATTCAATGACATCAGCTGTAGACTCGTGCAAATCAATAACCCACTCAAGAATTTCCTCTTCCTTCATCAGGTCACCTTAAAacatatattcaaaatataaaccTTGGTATATAATGTCTCCATCATGAATGCATCAGATCTTACCGGTGTAAATTGTTCTAAACTTATGTCTATAAAATGCAAGTGCCGGCAGACCAGGCAGGTCGTACTCCTTATCAATATCATCGTCGGATGTCTTTACAAAGTCAATGTCTTTTTCCTCGCATTCGTCATCGATGTTCTCCAGCTCGTTAAGGATCTTCTGTGCTTTCTTATCGCCCTCAGCGTCTGCAGAAAAAGAGTTTAATGACAATTCCTTTACAACATTCCTTTTGAAGTTGTCTTACAGAAGAATACGACGACGTGATCGTTTTCAGCCAAGATCTTATCCAACATCTTCACATTCACCTCCTCAATTTTTCCGGGAATTTCAAGGGTCTCGTCGTCAGTTATCCAGGCCAACacctcgtcctcgtcgtctAGATCTCCGGTGAAATGGAGTGGATCACGGTTTCTAAAGAACACCAGGCGTGGATAGGTCTTGACATTGTATTTCTTAGCGATTCCGGTATCCTCAGTGGTAACAAAAATGATGCCAGCTTCATCCAATTCATCGTCGATGCTTTCCAGGGCGTTGAGAGTGTGTTCACAGGTCTCTCCGGGTTCGCAGGGACCCGTGAAGAAGACGACAACATACTCGTGTTCGTTGATCAGATTGACTAGGATCTCATCGGTAACCTCCTCGATAGTAGCTGTCTTTTTCTGGACAAGAAGCCACTCGAGCACCTCATCCTCGTTCATCAGATCGCCTTCATAAAGAGCCGGGATCTTGTTTTCGAAGTAGATAAGGGCAGGCAAATGATCGAGACCGTATTCCTTGGCTTCAGCAGCGTTATCAATGCGGACGATGACAATACCCTCCTTCTCCAGTTCATCATCGATGTTTTCCAGTTCGTTTAGGATGCGCATATCCTGCTTATCGTCCTTGTCGTCTGTGGGCGAATGTTAATGATTGCTATTGCTATAAACATATGTACTTTATCGGTGTGGCCTACTCACAGAATATAACCGCTAAGTGCTCGGTGTTCTCGACCAACTTGTCCTTCATCTCATCGGTGACCTCGGGAATTTCGGAATAGCGCTTCTGGTGCACCAACCAGCCAAGCAGCTCATCTTCTTTCATCAGATCACCCTCGTAGATGTGTGGAATTCCACGTTCGAAGAGTACAATCGATGGTATCTCATCGATACCCCATTCTTTTGCCTCCTTGTCATCATCGATCTTGACAAAGGCAATATCGTTCTGATCGCACTCATCGTCGATGTTTTCCAGTTCTGCGAGGATCTTCTGTGACTTTTTCTGGTCTTTGTCGtctggcaaaaagttttcatgcgttaatttaataattgtatGTAACCTTTTGGCGGCTATTAAATTAACTGATAAACAAACTGTTCTTTTGCTCAACTTGTAACGTAAAACCTACAATCTATACTACTTTCCTAACGGTTTTCCAGATTAACCCTTACAAAAAAGGGTCTACTAGTTATTGTTTAGTTATAAATTAATACGTTTTTTAAGCGCTTTTGAAAGTTACTACTAAAAAGCAGGGTTAATGTTACGATTGCAGTCACCCCAGAAGTACAACACCAATTCAACTGTACAATATCAACAGAGATAAGAAGTGGAGTGCGCAAGCGTCCTGGCACAAAGTTGCAGGGTCCTGAAATAACTTACAGAAAAGAACAGCAACATGGGGCATTTTCTCAATAATTAAATCCAACATTTCGTCGGTGATGTCCTCGATTTGATCGGAACTCGTTTGGTCTGTTAGCCATTTTAGAAGCTTCTCCTCGTCCTCCAGATTGCCCTCGTAAATAGTTGGAATGCCTTTTTCAAAGTATATCAGTTTAGGAACTTTATTGATGCCATATTCAACGGCCTCCTCGGGATTGTCGATCTTCACGAATGTAATGCCCAATGCGTCGCACTCGTCGTCAATGTTTTCCAGCTCCTCGAGTACTTTCTGGGACTTCTTGTCGTTGTTGTCGTCTGGAAAACAGCTTATGAGCAAATATGTTCTCCACCTTATGCGCAATGAGGGGAACGGGGTTTCAATATTTACAGAACAGCACGGCAATGACGCGTCCTTCTTTGATCATTGTATCGAGCATTTCGTCGGTGACGTCCTCGATCTCATCCCGTTCCAACTGTCCCAACAACCATTTCAGAATCTGCTCCTCGTCCATGAGATCGCCGTCGTACACATTCGGAATTTCTTTTTCAAAGTAAACAATGGCCGGAATCTGCAGATCGAATTATGTTATTCGTGTCAAAGACGTATCAATCTCCAGCTCGCTGGCTTCCTACCGAATCGATTCCGTAATCGCCTGCAGCCTTCGTATCATCGATTTTCACAAACTGAATGCCATGCTTGTCGCAGTCGTCGTCGATTTGCTCCAACTCCTCCAGCACGGTCATCGAATCGTCGTTTCCATGATCATCTGCAGCAGATTAATGTCAGTCGATTATCGCAGTCGTGTCTCGCTAAAAGTCTCATTCATCTACATACAAAATAGCACGACCAGGTTGTCGATATTGCTGATCAGCGTAGACAGAGTCTTCGAAGTGACGTCTTCAATCACATCATCCTCATCGCCCGTCGACTTATTCTGCACCAACCATTCCAAGACGTCCTCCTCTCGCTGAAGTTCACCTGGAGACACAGTTCGATATTAGCGAAATGAATACCGAGCTCAGCATAGGATTGATGTGTTTGATTGCTTGTTCTGAGTTTGATTTGAGTGGTGGTGCAGGTTTCAAGAGAATGTGGCTTGGGATGGAGGTATGTACCTTCGTATATGATTGGAGTCTGGTGGCGGTAATAGACCAAGGCTGGCAGGTTGCCTAGATTGTATTCGTCGGCCAATGCCTCGTCGTGTATCTTCACAAACCCGATGCCCAGCTGGTCAGCTTCGTCGTCAATATTCTCCAGCTCCTGCAAGGCCTTGGCGCACTTGCGGCATTGCTGTTTGTCTGGCGTTGGCGGATTGGTTGGATTGTTTCATAGAATCAGGCAAACATACAAAATTAGGGCCATCCGACAGAGGGGAAACGTCTCGATAAGCAAGGAGTGGAGTACAGTACAACAGGGTAGGGTCTGGTGTTGGTATGGTGGTATTATAATGCACGGAAAGAAAGAACATTCAGGGATTATGTTTCGTGCGGCCGTAAGTGGGGGTTATGCTGGAGCCATCTCAGACATAGAAGAGTGCATGCAAGGTCCATGGAATTCCACATAACTCTACGGTTACCCATTCTCTGCAAGGCGATTCGTTTATTTACACAATTTGTTTACAACATCCCTGTCGGTCTGCGTGCAACCTGTTGCAATGTGCTTGTCTTGGTAGAGGAAATACATATCAGCGTGGTTAAAGAAAGACGAAAAGCTTTCTCATTGCCTTTATTTTTCCTCTATTTCATTGCGTCGGGCTTGCCACATTCGTAAATGTGTTTTCAGCAAGCTTTCGCTTTTCTGGCGgacgctgcgtatacgtaatatttatttctgttgACTGGCCACATGTTTATGGCAACCTATAGTCGCACCTTTCCGAATGCAGTTAGCTGGCGGCAGTGCCCAAAATGACACGCCTTCAAAAGCCATTACCCCGACCAAAAAATATGTCTCTAATTTTCCCAATCAACGCGACTTATTCATAGCAGCTGTTTGAGTGGGTGTCGCCAAGGTGACAAGgccaacgcacacacactcgctcGCGAAAATTCTTCATAATTTACTGCAcaatgcaaaatgtttgcaaaaaCGTATTTGTGATAAATCTAGAAAATCAGACATGTTTGTGAGGCTCCAACTTTCTCACTGACCAATTTATGGCCCTGCCGCAGAAATGGGCAAATGTTGCACTTAACTAAAAATAACTATAAATAGTGCAAGTCAGTCGGGGAAGAGCCGGGCGGCACACACAGTTATAGAGCTGCAGTATAGGACGGCAATACCTATATAGGTATTCGTATATTATGTAAATCAGCATTTGGCTGCGACAACTGAAGATCTGCCCATAACCATGCACTGCCGGCTCGTGTGCGccatgctgatgctgatgtaTTGCTGAAtgcaaaagcaattaaaagcgCTGTCTGTCTGCAACCTCTGATGGATTCAAACTCAATTGCAGGGGGGAATGGTCAGGGGCGCAGTGAAGGGGCGGCACAATGGGCCACGATTTCTTGTCTTGTCTCACCTACATGCTGTTCTTCGCATCTATGCATTAGAAAAGgcgttttgtgttttgttttttgtatgctGTCTGCGTTTGATAAAAATACCTATGGATAGTGAGCGGATGCTACAGAAATGTTCTTCTGAATTCACACACTTGCCATGTGAGAGTGGCTATAGTTAGTTGTTTCAGaattaagcaaaaataacagcagcagcagcaagagcagCGAAAAATCATTTTGTTGGCCCACCAACTGCTTgagttttctatttttaacaCTAAAATTGTAGGTGGCTGTGTCGGAAAGAGACGGATGGCCACGAATACTTTGTTGTTGGCTAAGACATCACCGTGTGTCTATGTACGTGGTATATATACCACATCTGCAAGTATTGAATTTATAAGCATAAATTCTATAGGTAAATTCCTGCCTTTCTCCATAACTCACGCAAGGCCACCCTACACTCGGATATCGTCTCTGAGGAGATTCTGTCAGATTACGATTTCTAAACTGATCCAACTTCAATAGCTAAGTGCGAATACCGAATTTCCATTCAACTAGTCGCCGAATTGTCCAAATCACAGGATTTGGGATTGGGTTGTGATTTGGAGGAAGAAGGAGAAGAGTTGTGCCGACAAAAACATAATCTGGCGCCGAGCCCAGACATTCATCTGCATTGATTCTGTTgtaatgtttattattatacgtatacgtaatatatGTGTCTCCCTTGGTCGATAGCAAACGCTAAAATGAGATATCTTGTTTTTCTAAAAGATTACTGAGAATTACTACAGTGGTGATTGTGTCTATTTTAGAATGTGTCCTTTACCCGGGGCATCGACTTTAACTTGGCTGCCGGAGAGATTAAAGATTTCCCAGTCAAGATTGAAAAAAATTAGTTGGTTCCAAGCAAATTGGTGCAATATCAACTTGAACCTCCCAAGCGTTTCATCTTAGCAAGCACCAACACACTGAATTATTCGGTTAATTGGGTTATACAGCCAAttataaattacatatttacatgTCGGATAGTGGGCATTGCGAAATAATCTTTTCAAGTCAACTTTGGTATTACTGGAATCAGGAAAATTACGGTGGAGTAGGGTAAAACAGAAATTAATATGGGGGAAACGAAGTTTCGAAGTTGGTAATTATAAGGAGCAAGATAGAAGGTTCCCAGTATCTTTCAACTTACCCATAACCCTGGGCGGGCATGTTTCATGATCTGGACCTGAAGTCGTTTGATAAAATAGATATTGGATTGATAAATTGTCCTTTTGTACTTTGGCTCAAGGGTTCGAAACACCGCCGAAAgagatattattattatatagaGAGTTATATTAAATGTTAAGTATGCTGCCACGTAGATTCGGTTAGTCACAAGTAATATACGTATTTATAGAGAGAATATACAGAATAGGTACATTTGGTAGTAGTCTATACCTAGCTGTATGATTTTTAGTCACAAGAGAGCTAAACTGTTTGTGTTCGCTAAAAACTGCAACTGCTTTGAAAAAGAACATCATCAATTAAAGTCTCCAACATAGGAGTTTCCGGAGTGCTAAACGTTTGAAGAACTATGTGCTATGGTTAAGTCATTCACACTTACAGAATAGAACGGCTACAAAGTCGGTGTCCTCGATAATCTTCTGCAATATCTTGGCATTGACCTCCTCGATGCGATCGGGCAAGTCCATGGCCTCCAAGGAGGTGAGGAAATCGAGCACTCCTTCCTCGTCCATAAGATCGCCATCATATATGATGGGCTCCTTCTCCCTGCGGTTTTCGGGATTTATATTCGATTAGGTCTTGTATCTTATGCCCGATGGGAAGGTACCTACCTAAAGTAGGTGAGGGCGGGGAAGTTCTTGATGCCATACTGTTTGGCAAGTCGTTTGTCGTTGATTTTTACAAAGTCCACACCAAAGGAGTCGGTGTCATCGTCGATTTTCTCGAGCTCCGCTAGGACCTTATCACAGGTCACGCAGCTTCGCGCATCTGAAATCGTAGAAACCGAGCATGTTAGTACCCAAGATCGACTATTGATACCAGCAGCGATAACTAAATTCGCATTCGAATTGAAAACCCAAAGGCCTGGCCGAAGTGGAGCTAAATGCCGCAAAGATTATTCATTCGTATAGTAGATGCAGGATGCATCATCAGACCGTTCAGTTGAAAATAAGCCTGAATGAATGAGTGAAATGACAGCAGCGCCAGGCCAATTCTGTGCTATTAATGCGGCAGCAACTGCCAACAAATATGCtgaaatttctaaattaattCATAAAATTCATGCGGCCACTCACTATTAGGGAAATGAATTGCAGCACACAAAAGACCACCGTTGGCCCACGTCTCTACAAACGTTCTGGTTGGTTAAACGGCAGACCAGAGTGCAAAATCGAAATCATTAATATATCGCCGAGTAAACAGCCATTTCAATTGTTTGGAAATccgttcaaaataaattttcacaGCTTGGAAAGTAATCGCGAGTTGGTTCAATCTGCCCCCTGCTATCGGCACctaatgtttttatttacgaGCTCCAACACTAAGATGTTTCCTGTGTATACAGGAAAATCCACTGCAggatttttgatttaaaatcaaaatcaacatAAATAACGTTTAGTTGAAACAATAAACACATTTAGCTTATCGATAGATCTCGTTTACATATTGAGCTATCTGCGATGTGATGGCCAAAACCATGCAATTGGCGTAGATTTTCCATGATTATTTAGATTGTCAGCCAGCGTCATTGGACCTGAGGCTTTTggacttaaaatattttcattgtcAACGATTATTTTTGGAATTGCCGCCAATGCTAATGAAACACATCGGGAGGTATATAAAATAGAATATTACAATCCGAAGACCACTTTCGTGCTTATTAACTTTGACATTGGGGAGCAGCGCATTAAGGCCAAATCTATTTGTAAGATGATTTAAGATATTTAGCAAGAGTTTTATAAATAAGCCAATGTTTAACTCGAACGGGAACCATTTTTATGTAACCCAAAGATAGGTGACCAATGTAAGCAATTGGCTGAGTtgattgaaaataaatgtaaaaggGCAGGAAATCTGCTGCCAACTGGAAGGAAATGAAAGTCTGCTTACGAGGTACATTTTGTGCCAAAATTTTGCGCCAAAATAGActaaaaaaccgaaaatataaaGAGCTACAAAGACGAcggcaacgacaacgacaacgaggATTTCTCACAGCCAGAGAGATTTCTCTACTCATAAACAGATCGCAAAGATAGcgcagaaatgaaaaatatatcgAAAAGGGAAGGCAGCACAGACTACTGGCACTCGGGGAGGAAAtaaagaaatagaaaaaaaaaattaaccgAATGAAAATCGCGGACATTTCGAGCAACGaatttttcacatattttcatttgtatGTGAATTTTTAGAATTTTCACTAGcgaaaatttatataatatgGCTTCTGTTACTATTTCGAGTCCGGTCCGGTCCGGTCTGGCAACAAGTGAGCGGTGCCCGGACGGACGATGCCCCCCGGAGCATGTTCACACCCCATCCACTTACACCAAAAGACGGCCACGTAATCCTTGTCGGCCAGGagcttctccagctgcttgGCATTGACCTCCTCGATGACGGCCTCCGGTTCCGGAGGCGCCACTGGCTGCGAGCCCTTCTTGCTGTTGCCTGCTGCGCCACTCACATATCCGGGAAAACTCAGGGCCAGCAGAGCACACACGAGCAGCGAGAGAGTCTTGAGGCGGGTGATAATCATCCTGCGATTGGTGGTTACGGTTGTGATGTTCTTTAGGACCTTAACGCGAACATGCGTGCGCGTGCCTGCTCGTTTTGGTGTGTTCTACAGTTTATAGTGTTACAATTGTATAATTGATTCGTTATTGTCGTTTCGGGTCttcgttattaaaatttgtattccTTTGAGAATCGGGCACTATTTTTAGTTGATAATGGTGTTTCTTCTTtcgcaatttattttatgtataacaacattttgttcactgatacatatatgtatacggTGCTCGTATATGCTCAGGCGATATATATGTGGGGTATATACGAGAATAATTAGATTATATATGTGGCTTCTTGCTTCTATTAATTGAACGTTTTCCGCGGACTGTACTGTTTGCTCTTCAGATTTTGTTCCACTCCGTGCAGAGGTCCGCTCGCAACTGAAAGTATTTTGGTGGAATCTCGGTGCCATTCAAGGGGCCTTGTCCGAGCTTtcgggatggggatggggatcggGATCGTGGTCTTCGTGCTTTTCCGCTGCCTGTCCGCTCCGCCGAAAAGCTTACGAGGCGAGCGCAGGAGCGTCAATCGGGCCTATGTTATAAAAAATAagataaaattaaatatgtgAGACGTGGGAGGAGTGTGGTGAAATTCCGAAGAGCGAGAGTTTCCCTTTCCGATTGCAGTTCTCTGTTTATGCACTCCGGTGCAAACAAGCAACAGACTGCGAATGGTCCTATGAAAACAAACTTGGAGAATCGGTTTCTTGAAGCGCTACAATCCGCATCATTTTGTTTGGGATGGGAGATGCACGTGATACAATTCTGCCGTTGGTAAAACATAAGCTGGTAATAATAAGCTGCGAGCTGAAATTTTTGTCACTGAATCTAACTTTTTAACTTTGAATTTAACTTTTACTGTTGTCTTGTGCGTAGGATCCAGAATTTCTAATATTCGTATTTCCACGACTGCAAGTTAACATTGATGTTAACAAACACAACTTCTTCTTGCATGGTGCGCTGCAAACTTTAACACTAACATGATTTtcactaaatatttaattcattcATAATTCAATTGTATATCGCTTGcctttcctttttatttattccaattgttgaaattatgaaattaattCCTTTCGATGCCCTGTAATACGCAGGTCTTTTTACAATCTCTTTAAATCTCTGTTCTTTAATAAGAAAAAGGGATTTTAGGGGTCAAATGTACAAATCCATATTGACGTTTctttttctaaaaaaaaaaataagagggTCATTTAGTatttcaacaataaatttacaaTTCGTTTTTATCTAAAGCGGtcaatttttttcacttatttaGTTAAAATAGTATAATATTTAGTTGTTTTATTAGTTATAGACAAAATATTATCAGTAACTAAATCTTTCAAAATCAATCATCCAAAGCCAATTAAGCCAACTGTTTTTAGTTTCATCGCGtctatttactttaaaaaaatttgcaCGTAAATGCAATAATAACTAAATGTTcgtattaataaattaaatcttaaTAATTGCCGTGACAACTtttttgtatgtataaaaTGGCCGTAGCAATCTTCTATAACAACTTTTTTTTGTCCCTTTTGTGGGACAAACAAAGACAAATATGGtttcttaatttttaaaaaacaatatcaCCGCCAATTGGAGTTATCGATAGCTGTCATCGGCCAGCTGACAGTCCAGACAGTACCTATCGATAATATGCAGTCGAGCGAGATTTACGAATATGTGAGCACACACTTTAGTTTTTCGTTAGGAACGGTACGCTTGTTCTGTCGCGCACCAAATATTTTCGGCcccaatgcaaatgcaaacgcTTTTACGGCGTGTGTAGTGCATTCAAAATTATCAGATACCCGACGGTGTCCACAGTTTCCAGAGAAGTGTCCGAGGAATCGATGCATTCAGCGGAAACGGAAGAAACTCGCGCCTGGGTGGACAAAATTTGATCTTTGACGCGGTTTAAATAAAGGTAACCCCGCCATCCATGAATAAAAACCACTCTTCCCACGGGTGCTTCCGCGATTGGGCCACAATGTGGGTGCTGTGGCCAATTCACCTTGAACCCAGCATTGCAGAAGGGGCCGCATACCAAATCCAATTGCCTGCGCTTGTGTGTATACCTGCGCCCCTTCCGCATGTGTGTGCATAAACATTGACGCCCACCCACCCGATAAACAGCTGTTGGTCCGATTGCCGTCCGCTTCTCTAGGTTATTAAGGCGGCCGAGGCATATAAGGGTAAGGCAAAGGGGCCCTTCATACTGAGGCAGTTCTTTTCGCGCTATGGGCGTAGGCTTGCCAGGGTGCGGGACCGTGGCTGTGGCAAGGCGAAGGTGAAAGTCATCAGCTGATATCGCCCTGCTGCCTGCAAAACCCGTTATGCACAGCAGCTGTTCGACGCCGACTGTGTAGTATGTGGGGCAAAATCCCATCCGCGAACTCACGACGTGGGTTTGGTGGGGCCTACTCCCCAGTTATATCCGGATAGCGGGCACCTCGCTATCGCAGGCCGATGTAAATTAGAGGCTTTCGCGCCGCAGCTGTAAGACCTAATTGAAGATTTCTTTGTTCGTTCGCAGGCTGCACGACACTTCGAGGGCTTTTATGTGATTATTACTATGAAATTGGATGAAATAGTTGCATGGTAAGCGAACAATGCTCCATTACTCTCCGGACTATTTAATTCTtcgcttttgcatttttgtagGTACCAGAAGAGAATCGGCACCTATGACAAGCAAGAATGGGAAAAGACCGTCGAACAGAAGATCTTGGATGGCTTCAATAAtgtcaatttaaaaaacacaaagcTAAAGACGGATCTAATAGATGTGGACTTGGTGCGAGGCAAGTTTTACCCGACACCCTAAAAATGGTCCcaacaattaaacaattttttttaggTTCCACCTTCCCCAAGGCCAAGCCCAAGCAGTCGCTACTTACCGTGATACGCCTAGCCATTCTGCGCTATGTACTGCTGCCCCTTTATGCCCAGTGGTGGGTCAAGCAGACCACGCCCAACGCATTCGGCTTCATCCTGGTCCTCTACCTCACACAGTTGTCCAACTGGGCTATCTACGTTCTCCA from Drosophila yakuba strain Tai18E2 chromosome 2L, Prin_Dyak_Tai18E2_2.1, whole genome shotgun sequence includes these protein-coding regions:
- the LOC6528316 gene encoding uncharacterized protein LOC6528316 isoform X15 gives rise to the protein MIITRLKTLSLLVCALLALSFPGYVSGAAGNSKKGSQPVAPPEPEAVIEEVNAKQLEKLLADKDYVAVFWYARSCVTCDKVLAELEKIDDDTDSFGVDFVKINDKRLAKQYGIKNFPALTYFREKEPIIYDGDLMDEEGVLDFLTSLEAMDLPDRIEEVNAKILQKIIEDTDFVAVLFCPDHETCPPRVMDKQQCRKCAKALQELENIDDEADQLGIGFVKIHDEALADEYNLGNLPALVYYRHQTPIIYEGELQREEDVLEWLVQNKSTGDEDDVIEDVTSKTLSTLISNIDNLVVLFYDHGNDDSMTVLEELEQIDDDCDKHGIQFVKIDDTKAAGDYGIDSIPAIVYFEKEIPNVYDGDLMDEEQILKWLLGQLERDEIEDVTDEMLDTMIKEGRVIAVLFYDNNDKKSQKVLEELENIDDECDALGITFVKIDNPEEAVEYGINKVPKLIYFEKGIPTIYEGNLEDEEKLLKWLTDQTSSDQIEDITDEMLDLIIEKMPHVAVLFYDKDQKKSQKILAELENIDDECDQNDIAFVKIDDDKEAKEWGIDEIPSIVLFERGIPHIYEGDLMKEDELLGWLVHQKRYSEIPEVTDEMKDKLVENTEHLAVIFYDKDDKQDMRILNELENIDDELEKEGIVIVRIDNAAEAKEYGLDHLPALIYFENKIPALYEGDLMNEDEVLEWLLVQKKTATIEEVTDEILVNLINEHEYVVVFFTGPCEPGETCEHTLNALESIDDELDEAGIIFVTTEDTGIAKKYNVKTYPRLVFFRNRDPLHFTGDLDDEDEVLAWITDDETLEIPGKIEEVNVKMLDKILAENDHVVVFFYAEGDKKAQKILNELENIDDECEEKDIDFVKTSDDDIDKEYDLPGLPALAFYRHKFRTIYTGDLMKEEEILEWVIDLHESTADVIESVDRKTLQVLINDVEHLAVFFYDDECESCSDILEELENIDDDTDKHGIQFVKSNDVKLAHEIGIFAFPALVYYETGVPIMYDGNLKNENRVLQWLVNQKNDECFYVGLGHDGHSAKRGNNFVPNDYKPFQCCPTKLEKSTKVPKMTAQRIGHSEGDQGKRPSGGNFQFAGQASSKSATKTAATKKQAKLSKDTKDTKDTDDDDEDDEDKPLVKVSYANKRSGGSNKPQAGKKSKDNDDQSQEVEKVSKQKSSKKSGKLNVKSGINFFQNRLKNLYDIIFQDISLWE
- the LOC6528316 gene encoding uncharacterized protein LOC6528316 isoform X19, whose product is MIITRLKTLSLLVCALLALSFPGYVSGAAGNSKKGSQPVAPPEPEAVIEEVNAKQLEKLLADKDYVAVFWYARSCVTCDKVLAELEKIDDDTDSFGVDFVKINDKRLAKQYGIKNFPALTYFREKEPIIYDGDLMDEEGVLDFLTSLEAMDLPDRIEEVNAKILQKIIEDTDFVAVLFYDKDQKKSQKILAELENIDDECDQNDIAFVKIDDDKEAKEWGIDEIPSIVLFERGIPHIYEGDLMKEDELLGWLVHQKRYSEIPEVTDEMKDKLVENTEHLAVIFYDKDDKQDMRILNELENIDDELEKEGIVIVRIDNAAEAKEYGLDHLPALIYFENKIPALYEGDLMNEDEVLEWLLVQKKTATIEEVTDEILVNLINEHEYVVVFFTGPCEPGETCEHTLNALESIDDELDEAGIIFVTTEDTGIAKKYNVKTYPRLVFFRNRDPLHFTGDLDDEDEVLAWITDDETLEIPGKIEEVNVKMLDKILAENDHVVVFFYAEGDKKAQKILNELENIDDECEEKDIDFVKTSDDDIDKEYDLPGLPALAFYRHKFRTIYTGDLMKEEEILEWVIDLHESTADVIESVDRKTLQVLINDVEHLAVFFYDDECESCSDILEELENIDDDTDKHGIQFVKSNDVKLAHEIGIFAFPALVYYETGVPIMYDGNLKNENRVLQWLVNQKNDECFYVGLGHDGHSAKRGNNFVPNDYKPFQCCPTKLEKSTKVPKMTAQRIGHSEGDQGKRPSGGNFQFAGQASSKSATKTAATKKQAKLSKDTKDTKDTDDDDEDDEDKPLVKVSYANKRSGGSNKPQAGKKSKDNDDQSQEVEKVSKQKSSKKSGKLNVKSGYLSVGVRQQFN